The DNA sequence acgatatttccgtctcaccactgaactatacactCATATAAACATTGCTGCTTCTATGACGTCATAaatgaatatgcatgttttttgttATCTGGTAATACATGGAAGTGTGTAACACATCACgtcatgaaaataaatatttagtTTAATGGCGTAAACAGCACGATTCGGGGGCTTTTGGGTCATATTTTTGTGGATGATTTTCTTGGAAATGgaatttatggaaacattttgacttcgacaaatgttaacttgcaaatgatggtacatgtatatcaGCGTGGTTCACGGTCGCAATTAGGCATTTTTCCCCGATTTTTTTGGATCGCATTTTTTTGCTACTGGTCTGTGcagttgagtagcagtttgtaaaaaatgactcgcattttgcgatgcgaatccaggtaaatcgaacactggtaCCAAGAATAAAAGCATTCATGATGATGTGACCCGTTCCGAcctgtgcatgtaaaattttgtgaaaattagccaattttaggaaaaaatcagagttgtgcatgtaagttttattttgtatttcaacCCTGAAACCAGGAAAAAgtcattttgacatttcatgatttgaatacaaatgtaagcacgggacaataagcttcaaaatgataccaaaattatatacataccagaacattttgtgattcttatttcatcaaaataataacaaaaaatttcaagtaacattattaaaaaacataatTTTCCTTCGTTTTCCCTACCTGGCGATcacacatccgggacaccgggcataaacgctgtttaggcctatgtaatgaaattattagtttcccatcacccgcccgcatcaccttctcaatttgaccaaaactttcattattttcataaaaaaggcaattatctgaaaattgagatggaaatattcaaaattgaaacactcaaaatgtctgacatcccctgctgatcattgtaggggtagaggatatggtaaataatggaaatttaaggattacctcattaTGTTTCtattgattacaaaaattgcaaatttcttttcattttaataaaaacaaattcaaatcttttctcaatctgttgcaaaatgtctgtaatgatgatggtctttcatcaacaatataggttctcgggttgggtggttctcgtgagTCGTGATAGGACTATCTCTAATTagtaattacccaacacccgttacccatatgggcctacctgccctgaccttttaaactactatgatatacgtctctcaatgatcaagacccaatttgACACAATACCGTAATCAACTTAGTAGTTTCAGTGTAGCTGTTACGCTTACTGGGccgtaatctggaaacccatcgttcgcctcttcgtagccctgtcctgctaccacataatTATGAGGTCCCCCAAATACCCCGAAatgtgtgttgaaaataggcctattgatcccaTGAGAGCCACACTGTAATGTTTTCCGATGCTCGACTTCGCTCGACGGTACTCCAAGACTAAGCGATAGCGCACTGCGCACAAGACGTGATTCGCAGACCATGAGCACGCTGCGTTAGCGAAAGCCGCACACACGCCGAGTAGTGCGCGGACAGAgagacggacacgccatgattagtattatgatagccatgaaaatgaaagttttgacaataatgaaatttttcaaaataatgaataccgtaatgaaatcatgacctcttatttcactgaaaaaaatgtgacgggaaactaatcatttcatttcattagccttatgcccggctctcgaccaatcacgcgtgctgttacatagcgtgtaatGTATGACAATGCACATTATTTTACACATTATCAGCGATACTGATTCTCATTCGGTCGGTCAGCATGATGTCCCTCGCGATAGATCGCTTTATCACATTGGTTGTTTGCTTTCTATTTGTTTTATTCAGGTTTGCTGGGTGTACAAGTTTGTCATCATGACATCAACTGAAAACTCCACACTGGCAGCTGCCCACCGCAAAGCATTGGTAGTCTCCATCGGAGCTCTGTGTAGTGAGTTAGGATTTGGTTCAGCTACTGAATCCTGTGTAGAAACCTTAACAGAAATTTTACAAAGCTGTGAGTAAGACTAGGAAGTGCTTGTGTGTACTACTTGTTATGTGATCTGATCCAATTGCACCAAAAGCTGCAATTATGAGATTTGGCACAGATTGCATCCAAGTATTCTACAGATGTAAGAATGACAGTAATAGTTTGCTTGGTGGCAAGTTGATTATGATAATAATTTTGAATAATAAACACTGTTTTGTCAGGGGGTCAAGTtgaaacccccaccctttttacttTTCCCTCATGCTTTTTAGCCAGACACCCTTTTTATCTAGAATTGAACCCCACCCTTTAGAattagaaacccaccctttataCAGCAAAATTTTAACACCGCCCTTTTTACAGATTATCGAATTTCAAACCCCATGCTGTAGAAAGCGTGCTGGACAAACAGTGACAAATTAGTATTAAAAATTGCCTCTTTGGTCTGGGTGGATCAGATTGTATCACATAATTTCTTTTTGGCAAAAATAATCTCCTCCATGATTTATTATTAGTTACGTAAGGTAAACTGTGAGCCGCACCGTCTGAGATAGAACCTGTATTAAACAATGAATTCTACACCACTGGTTGCACTAGCgataccatttttcaccttgaTGCGGCAGTGATGTCGGTGCGCATATCATTGGGGCAGCTTCAAATTGCTAGCATTAACTCGGAGCGCTGGCAGGCAACATAGCTACATATGGACCTCATGAACATGGTATAGAGCTCTTTTGGATCTGTTTTGAGATGGGGCATCAACATTTTAAGCAACACAGTGACACTCTAtggcagggctcaaatttcagggaggccacgaaggccattgcctgccctttttcagttttggccttggtgccccagatCTTTTGTCAACTTCATTATTTATcatttgttggccttggtgcccatctttgtctttgcccagtggccttgaaaatgagTGCCCCCAAAATTAAAATTGAGGCCTGCTCTATGGCATAATTTCCTTTGTACAGTATGGATTGTGGTATTCTCACCACACTTTGGGAACAGAAAGCTGCACTTAGGTGTGACATCAGTAACGTGATAATTGATATAAGCTGGGTCTATTATGGCAGGATACATCAACATTTAAGACGATGTCTTAGGCCACAATATGTGCACTTTACGGTTAGGTACAAAGTACTCACTCAAACCTGGGCAAATGGGACTATATGTACAGTTAAATGTGATGAAAGATGGGCAGCAGTTTATCCCACCAAACCGAAAGTTATACTGCTGATGCGCATAGAAAATTATGGCGGAGCTCCTTTTAATTTCGTGGTGAGAATATTGATCTGCAATCCGTACAAAAATGTTGGCGGCCGATGTACTTTCCTTTCAATTGTAAACGAGTTGTTGATAAATGATAATACTAAATTAAATCTTTTGTTGAACTTTTGCCACAGATATCACAGAACTAGGACGTAGCGCCAGGACCTACTGTGAGCTATCAGGTCGTACTGTCCCCATGGTAACGGATGTATCTATGGCAGTTGTTGAGATGGGTGTGGATGTCTCGGCACTGAAAACCTACGCTAAACGCTTATCAAGATCGCGTATTCCTCACCGTAAGTTATGGACAGGGTGGCTTGAGTTGTAAGGGGGAAGATTAATGATGTCATATCCACCACCTTGTTAAGTAATTGATGAGTTATCGTTTCATGATTCCAAGGTATACTCATAGCTGGCAATATACCACAAGGCATTGTCAGTCCGCTGTATGTTGTTTCAATGGGGAACTGACCCTTCCCCAATTTTGGCTTAGCAGAATTGTACATTCAGCAGAATCAGTGGATGAGTTACAGCAAAATTAAAGCCTAGGTGACCCCTCTCGCCCTAAACAATGGATTATGAAGTCAAGTCGCGTCAGTCtgtcttttttttgggggggaaggGTAAGTTCAGGTAACCCACTTCCAAGCAGTGTATTTACTCCTGTATTTGTGACCATATATAATATTAGTGACCATAATTATAGTGTTATGTTACTTGATATATAAAGAATGGCTCAGCTTTTTCAATAAATAAAGCTTTTTCCTTAAATCAAAGCAAACTTATCATAAGATAtcaaaaaattctgaaatttgagtCGGTACTAATTTGTACAGAATGTTTTTTGTCGCTTTCTGAAATTCAGACTGATCCCATCGAACAAGGTTCTGTTTTTGTCATCTAATCCATTTCCTTGTTTTGTATTTGTAGAAGACAGAGCCAGACAACCTATGAATAATAACACACTACAAGTAGGGGAGAAGAACAAGCACCCAACACATATACCAGAACATCTACCACCGTTTCCAGATCCACACACCTACATCAAAACAGCTGTAAGTAGTAATATTAGGCTAGGTTTACAATAAGGTATGCCACGCAAGAGCTGCACTTTATTCTGTTAGTAAGCACTGGCCTCAAAATCAGAggctgtattaaaaaaaaaagatttatagtgcactacggaCAGGCACAATGACTTGCCGTTGAAACACAAGCCTCAGAAAACATTACAGGTTGTAGCTGACCACTATGGcctacatcattccataaaccattaaacaacaactcagggactttactgcttagaagcgcacaccctagaaatACCACAATTGCCTGTCGCAGCCAGAATCAACTCCTGGAGTATTGTATGGGTTATAATGAGACAATAAGTagaaagttccttgtccaggggaatttccaGCTGACTgaatttttccatgagagcatactaaaccaccgccagggtttgaaccaacggctcgccaaaaattgcttccacctCCTCTTGACCCGCCAATaatcgcttcccccccctctcggcctgtcaaaaatactttgccccccccccctgcacatgcttaatttttgggatcccaagttacaaaccttaaatggtctaaatACATGTTGTGAGCGCAtagagcaggaaaatttgcatatttaagcatttccgtattgttttcctaagcctttttggagcgttttatttaaaaggcaccctatgaatgtgtgccaaaaattgcttgccccccctttcaacTTGCCAACAATTTCTTGCACCCCAATTTTActccccccggctcataattattgtacagccccttatcgattgagctaacttgacttggTTGCGTGGAGCTTTAAGGCAGGTCAGATGGCAGGAGCATTTAACTAATTAAATCTGTGGTGTAccgtatgtggaagattaaggccatgtcttccatagggggtgtatggatttcagctggaatagcccacttgTTGTTTATTTTTTACGCACAAGACATTACATCATTACATtcccctccatgagcaacaacaCGCAAACATGCTGGAGGCTGAATTCTGTGGtctaattaaaggcccattcagtgatttgctgatcGGACGAtcgtaaatatcatcaaaattcagattttggtacctttgtcattgtcataaatatgtaaacatagcctgctagtggttcagctgaaagctgtatatttaagacaaaaataaggaatttacatgaatctgtaatttagatactgacagtatctaaattagctacatgtatttgaatgaggcttcaactttGTTAATACTGCTGTTGTCTTTTgtgttttaccaaatttttcatttcaaaaataccaagtgACAATTTGAatggcttatccttcactttttagcaatttatgaaatttttatatttttttacactttcgctgggatcactgaatgggtctttaagtgccACAATGTGGTTCATATTGATAATCATGTGCTTAATTTTCTTTCCTTGTTAGACATTCAAAGAACAAGAGACGGATTACCGTGTAATCAGAGAAAAAGCGTCATCACAGAAGAGAGATGTGGAGAGGGCGCTCACAAGATTCATTGCAAAGACTGGCGACACACAGACTCTGTTTCCAGGAGATAGTAACCTCTTCCCATGTGAGTAGATTCAAACTTGCTTTCTATCTaaactaggggtgtgattttcgggtaattttgtgcctgggttttttttgtaaatttcgggtacccgggccgggaatttcctgcccgggtaataggattctcGGGCGGGACTCAAATTCCCGGGACTTACTCACACCCTTAATCTAAACTACTTTTTAGGTCATCCGAAAGTGAGGCCTTATGGCAGCATGAGACGTGTGTCAGTGGGTGGTTGGGGTCTGTGTGTGTCAACAGTATTGAAGACTTCTAGTTAAAagttggtctcatatgaacaacTGAAATCTTATTGCAACCAAACATGGGTCACTGCACAATGTGAATTTCCATATGTAGGCAGTGTCACAGACTACAGGAAAAGCATGTATCTTTAACCTCCATTATAACTCAAGTCAGTAAGTCCACCAAATGATTTATGAAGGTCACTACCATACCTGATGTGACACAAGGTAAAGCTTGGCAAGAAATGTGGGTGCAACTGCATGTTTTAATGTGATtgtaccacagaattaaaactagagaaccaggactcgattGTCATCTTGAATTGATacacatggagcaaaaattgaggGTGTTTTGCTTGAAATGCACCTGAAACTTATTGGTGCTTGTGCACTGTACTAGACATAGAGgtgttatcgacacatgatttctaattcaacactttgTTGGGGGAAATATACGACAATTGATACATGTCAACACTTGTAATGAGatctaaaaaaaattgaaaaggttgatagataagcttaaaatcatggcgATATGAGTTACTATCGCCGACTTCCggtgtaaacatacttcctggttcGTTCTACTTCCGGGTTCGGGTCAACTTCGGGAGGTAATTTTCCAATGAAAACATGATTGTACGTTTAGCTTATtcggacaaaatagcatggaaatttcttttttttcttcttgttgatATGTGTTGAAAAGGAACagtttattttgacatgtcggatttagggtcatgtcaacaataacaataatatgaCACATACGATAATCGATAACACCTTTAACTAGACACGCTTCATGGCAAGATGCACCGTCTGCGTCTAAGGACTTTCATTTCCACTTACCGTTGGAAAGGACCTGGATACCCCTAATTTTCCCCCATAACTGACCATGCTATTGCAAGCAATGGtatagggagtcctggttctctggttttaattctgtgaatTGTACACAATTAAAGTGaactttttcaataatatttcataaAACACGCCTAACCTTATATTATTCTCCTTTTTGTCATTCAGTGATAGCATGCACACCGTCCCCACTTCCTTACCTCGATGCTCTCATGCCACCAGAGCATGAAATGGCAGAGCGAAGACAGCGACGAAGTCACCAGCTAAGACTGGAACAGAAGCAATCAAGCGAAGAAACACCGGAAAAGAACACTGTAGAAGAGAGTCCATCGTTACCAAAGCCACCTGGCTCACCTGGTGCTAGTAGATCTAAATCTGAACTCAAAGAACTGAAATCTAGCAATCCATACTTGAGGAAAGTGAAGAAGCCAAAGGGTAAACGAAAAAAGTCGTTTAACTACTAAagatttattttgacaaaaccagTACCCGATATGTGGTGAAAGGATGGTAAAACTCACTCCGCCAAAACGTGTCAGATTTCTTCAAAGATGTAAAGCTCTGGTGTGATGGGGGAACTAGTATTGCAAGTCATTTCGTCATTAGTTCCCTGTCATATAAGATAGATGAAACGTCACCTGGTGAACAGTGGAGGCACctggaattttttttggggggggaggggtggaacaaagtgaatttcagggggggggggcaaaattcccacaaaaagtggaaatttacataattttttcctcaaaagtggggagaaatggggggggggcaaaaaaggcCCCCCCCCatctttttggtaaaaatgtctcAATCTTTGGATTGTAACAATGACTGCCAAAGGAAGTAGAGTTGAGGAGTTTTCAGGAAATTGAATCTCGTTTCAGGGAAAAAATTATGCATGGTACAGGGAAAGGGAAAACTACAGATATCATGATTGGATAAATTTCCAGATTTGATATAATGGTGCCTGTGCATTTATGAGGAAACTGAGCACTCACTGATGAAATTGTGATAAGAGTGTTTTGTTAACTTGCAAGGGAACAATACACACAACGATACTTTTAAAACTGAGCCAAGACTTGAGGGGAAATGAGTAAAATAAGCAGAGTATATTGGTAgtgtccatttggcttcctggATACACACACGGTCAAAGGGCGGTATATCTGTGTGGAGCAGTCATTCCACACCGCATACACGCACTAAAGATACATGTAGCACGCTTCTGTCTCGAGGAAACAAAATGGACTATACTGCCCTACCATGGCAAAAGGGCCTAACTAACAAATTGATTTTTTCGAGATAATTGATTAAAACCGTGCTCAGCCTGTATTGACTTGTACATGGTAACCCATCCTAATTGGGGTAATTATTAGTGTTTGCAGGTTAGAATAGAAgtgttttatgtttttaataGGTAGATATAGTATCCATTGACCTTCCTGTGGTGAAAAGtccatttctcaaaaactgttagttAGGCCCTTTTGCCATGGTAGGGCAGTATAGTGTCAGATTGCAAGAGTCCGATTGCACTCCTGCTACTATGTATACAGTCAGAAGTTTCACTTAAAGAGGCACAGTGGATGCAATATGTGAATGACCACACTATTGGTTTTATCCTGCTATCAATCAAGTCGAGACTTGCACCTTTACATGCAGTGAATAGGAGTTTTCAAGGGACTTTACAAAAAACACAGATCATATGCGACCATCAAAACATATTTAACCACCAATTTCTGGCAATTTTAATGTGTATTAGACCACTCGGTGGACACCGCATTCAATACGCTGTATCCAGCATGAGCAACGCGGTACATGATTGGTGTGAACCAGtaatatcacatcacatcattcACATgctcatcaattttgaatacgcGGTTGCCAGTGTGTGATTTGTGTGGAAAAGtgctgcttcaaaatcaatcttatattgtattgcattgtaaattttcaGCATCCTTTTGTTACGCTGGTTAtggaacacagtttaaaattatcgCAAATGCTGTATGATGAGGTAGTGAATCCAACTCACTCCCGATTGGTTGGTATTTCTGGTGACTTGGTTTGAATCTTTATTTTTGGCCAGCCCCACATTTTTCCTTTGAAATATGATCGTGTGTGTCGATTCATTTGTTCATTCTGACAATGTAATTCAAGATTGTAGCCGGCTACACACATTGTAACTGTACTGGTGACTTGTCACTTGTGGATGGGAGGGCGTTGCTGAGCGCATTTGTTTTAAgtgatattatttattttttgtacatttcaataaatgtgaGATGACCAAAGTGGATCTTTTGTATTCATGAGCATTATTTTAGTACTTTTTGTTAAATGGGGATTTTAGAGTTTCAAATTCCATATGATTTTGTGCAAATCTTGCACaggttaaaaaaaaatgagacGATCATGACCTCGTCAATCATTGTAGACTGGTTGTACATGAATGTTGGAAATGTGTGCTTATAAAGCTGCGCTTGACAagttcgttatgaattcggcagacggtcgaatccggattcggcttttggtaaattcatgttatggatgcaatattttttaattagagTACAAGGGATCAATGATTTACCTGTAGAAGGCAGCATATGAATTTTATCATTGACCATACTGCGATGCACCGCTAGCTAACCCTgcatgccgccctcttttgattacttattacgctgttatcatctgatcgttaaaaaaattatatgctgccctctattatgcaaagcattgatcccttgttctctaataaaaaataatgcatgcgtgacatgaatttaccaaaagccgaatccggttTCGGctgtctgccaaattcataacgaaataatttgtttgaaagtgttattggaataaaattattttttctccCTAGATAGAATATTGTGAGACAATTTTAAGGGTCTAATTGATGGTCAGTGTCAAAATACTGCatgcagttagcagcctggacaaccgattctttatatatgcttagtcgcgctaaaagttgatcgatacatgttaaaatcagcacaattcagagatacacctttttgctatgaaattaattttcttggtgtaatataaagcaatattttttttttttcttcagtaatgtcagttaaaaacttggatatatattttttttaaaaatcctggtgttaaaattaagcatcaaattgtgtcttttagtgtgatatttttgatttttataggccttgagttcgcctgcgagctttttacggaattgttttttagcgtctcaaactaatatagtttgctaaagaaagatatttcccacctctgtaacgcacatcgtgtgggtctatatattatagttttgtcagaatttgcgtttttattttacgctttttccttcatgctcgaaaatgtcaaacttagtacttttatctcgtgagcaaccagcagaaatagtcgatattttcattgttgtcatccagggcaattttccattgaaaagcatattgcccgaccagcgatttagtagcccaaatccccaattggcttttctggtaaatgaggtgaattttaaaatttgctcccgtgatagcctgcaatttacaatttatatggattccatgattatgaaaaccattttgtctgtctgtttgtttgtttacctaggttagtccgtattttctcttaaaagagacgcacgcttgaggtccacaggaaaatccacggtccaaacctagaaaaattagcgtgttattatacggaATTTGTttattagcgtctcaaactaatatagtttgctaaagaaagatatttcccacctctgtaacgcatcgtgtgggtctatatattataatcttctgtccctcctatctccaggtgaattttgtatgacctacccccccatcgcgggttgccattttcatgacacccttcagacttgtgttcgggtttgtttttaatttgacatgtaggcgtatacctaaatgtatagctatgctatatattattatgtaatatcatgtgcatgcaggcctatggggtggggtgggtgcagaggtgtgtgaggtgggtagtgggggtgtatgtagggaaactttggggtggtactcaacacactttaaccatgacttccaatgcaaggcttattgttgccacaaattttttttttccttatggttatttataggtttttataaacttccatgtttaacctggtattgttttggctgcttcattagggcctatgactttcggtgggtttccaaaagcagtttcaaacaaacacaaacaaaaggcaccatacccagtcacacaattgaaacactacgtcaagtattaacatccaagttattctgattttaggtaagcaattttaaataattgcttgaacaggtttttgttaaaaaacaaaaacctgacagagggagaagagaggagagagatggagaatccatacgatatgcaataccatacgattatattcaataagcctggcaaaattgtctatttgggccccgccctcccccaagtgcagggaaatttggtggatttgggccaccgccccatacaggcttacccccccttggaaaaaatcccagctacgtgGCTGTGATCAGTAGGATCGCtattaggtctgggaatttcgttgctatattgaagttctggcaacactgtacccatgccggtattcctattaaacccagggatatcgatccacaatgctagtattagcttttgatttcacgcgttgattttgaaatttttcaggcgggaataaaaaatgatgaaatcaaaacggaaattctgacaaaactatgatatatcgctcactgtgatgtgcgttagaaagttgggaaaaatccttcattagcgaactatattactttgaaaagctaaaaggttgatccaaaaaaaaaggctcatgggcagagtttaagcctatcaaaatcgaaaatcttacacgaaatgactgaatttcacgcctaagtttaacactaggatttgaaaaaaaaatacagtatcaagcactacaagcactgaaaatgattgctttttatttggccgagaaaataaattttacattgaaaagttgtaactcaaaatttagctcatttcaacaccaaatttgatcgtttgtattgcctcattaaatgactgagtgagtcttgcagaacaaaagaatcggttgtccaggctgctaactgcatGGCGGACAAGAGATTTGAATCAGCGTGTTCATgttaaggtggcacgcaggatcactcgaagtgggaaattttagacattgttttcggtccgccataattacttaccctaaatatcaaaattgacaaaaatggcatatctgtgttgttctaaagacacaaatctagaaactgttttctcaaatttttggattttttcttcgttttgaaaattaccttaaattatcttgaaaaattttggtcaaaattgaaaaaagtcaaattttgatcttttttgacccatatttttaaaatgaagaaaaaattcaaaaatttaagaaaacactttctagatgcgtgtctttagaacacaaatatgcaattttcatccattttgatattttgggtaagttgttatggcggaccgaaaaaaaattggcatggaaaatcaattttgacgcttttctcaaaaactgctcatttttgcagaaatctgccgtgcaagttggattccttgtgttatttcctttttgaaaatgtataattttatgtacttatcatcattacttttaaagatacaatacaaaataatgtttaaaatttctgactttgagtgatcctgcgtgcccccttaacaaaaaataagctggttcccCCACTAAGCAAATTTCCCAAAATAAACCAGTCTGCTCATATccaagtaccagacttgagccctgtttatcagggacggtctgtgtagctcagtggttagcaTCTGCCTGACAACCGGAAGGTCTGGGGTTCAACTCCCAGCACAGGctggtatgtccggagttttttctctggtttatctgcctatgcatcttacgtttccattgtaatttcatgatCAGTGCTTTTTACCATGTCTTCCAAAGTTTACCTTCCCTGCAAAATCTCACTGCAAAGCCCATATTCTGTACACATTTAATAAGAATACTACATACAGGATCCATATATTAATTATGCATAGATATTTATTAGATTCTTTTTTCCATACAATAAAATACTTTGATATTTGGCAATAGATTTACAATTCAATAAATAGTCTTGTTATTTGAAATCTGATGACACCTGTAAAGACTATATA is a window from the Amphiura filiformis chromosome 12, Afil_fr2py, whole genome shotgun sequence genome containing:
- the LOC140165329 gene encoding transcription initiation factor TFIID subunit 8-like, which codes for MTSTENSTLAAAHRKALVVSIGALCSELGFGSATESCVETLTEILQSYITELGRSARTYCELSGRTVPMVTDVSMAVVEMGVDVSALKTYAKRLSRSRIPHQDRARQPMNNNTLQVGEKNKHPTHIPEHLPPFPDPHTYIKTATFKEQETDYRVIREKASSQKRDVERALTRFIAKTGDTQTLFPGDSNLFPLIACTPSPLPYLDALMPPEHEMAERRQRRSHQLRLEQKQSSEETPEKNTVEESPSLPKPPGSPGASRSKSELKELKSSNPYLRKVKKPKGKRKKSFNY